The nucleotide sequence GCGCTCGCGCTCCGTTCCTCCTTCCACGAACTGACCGACAACAGCCATCGCGTGATCGCGCGTGTGGACCATCTCGCCGACGTGGAGCCGCTGGTGCTCAGCGTGTTCGAGCCTGAGCATGTCCTGCCGGATGCCGCGCCGGCATCCCGATTCCACGCCATCGCTCCTGCCGGCTCGTTATTCGCAATGCTGCTGCTCGGCATCGAGCACATCCTCACGGGCTACGACCATCTCGTGTTCCTGCTCTGCCTGTTGGTGCCGGGCGGCACATGGCGCTCGCGCGTCGCCATCGTCACGGCGTTCACCGTGGCGCACAGTCTCACGCTCATGCTCGCGGCGGCGGATGTCGTGACGCCTCCCGCGCGCTTTGTCGAGGCGGCCATCGCCGTGAGCATCGGGTATGTCGCCGTCGAGAACCTGCTGCACGTGGAACCACACACGCGCTGGCCCACGGCCTTCGGCTTCGGGCTGATTCACGGCTTCGGCTTCGCCGGGATGCTGCACGAACTGGACATGCCCCTGGGCCAGTGGCTGTCATCCGTAGCAGCGTTCAACGTCGGCGTCGAGATCGGCCAGCTCGTCGTCGTGGCGATCGCCGTGCCGCTCATCGCCATCATCGCCAGGCACTCGTGGCATCGGCGGCTCGTGCAGTCGACCTCCGTCGTCGTGTGTGGCCTGGCGATCGTCTGGCTCGTGGAGCGCCTGTCATGACCGTGTCTTCGCCATCATCACCGGCCGTCGGCACCTTCCGTCGTCGCGTCGCCGTCCTGATGCCCGCCGCTGCGGCGATCGTGCTGG is from Acidobacteriota bacterium and encodes:
- a CDS encoding HupE/UreJ family protein, encoding MRPLRVVVACLALLCSGASASAHPGSMAFWKVTIDDTEAHSQILVSLLDFGWTDADLARLDGGGEPSQARRLTIGARLLDHFVIVQGGAATPARVVDARVVPGGSLEVVAVHTLAGGARALALRSSFHELTDNSHRVIARVDHLADVEPLVLSVFEPEHVLPDAAPASRFHAIAPAGSLFAMLLLGIEHILTGYDHLVFLLCLLVPGGTWRSRVAIVTAFTVAHSLTLMLAAADVVTPPARFVEAAIAVSIGYVAVENLLHVEPHTRWPTAFGFGLIHGFGFAGMLHELDMPLGQWLSSVAAFNVGVEIGQLVVVAIAVPLIAIIARHSWHRRLVQSTSVVVCGLAIVWLVERLS